Proteins from one Dysgonomonas sp. HDW5A genomic window:
- a CDS encoding XkdF-like putative serine protease domain-containing protein yields MNIPVYNCLIDENTEDESGIYAISFVDVPANEIDFVTLAKQPKLERLNRDSKKQILTGVVLRPDQLIYRNDSRGEYYIQFSAEQIEKIAQKMMRTGIALQNTTHQHQNPLEGNYLTELWIVENPQHDKSQALGFADLPKGTLMCSYKIADKHYWDTQVMTGNVRGFSLEGFFFQEISKNKTIKSITNQKQNEKMNQRNKKTGTLLSRISQFFLDIQAVEKADSTSSGKAYVLFTLADGKEVYIDADGFATLDDEQLPAGDHPLADGNILVVDDQGQFIETKEAATTTSNPSQATAPETLRKINRHQLEDKIAPQPEDETPTGGESTEILKQKIADLEAKLAELANLAKEANTEVQKLRSQTPSSMPATAMAACRRLSEMKRYEQMAQALSMTIRSRN; encoded by the coding sequence ATGAATATACCCGTTTACAACTGTCTGATAGACGAAAACACCGAAGATGAAAGCGGTATCTATGCCATTTCGTTTGTAGACGTTCCCGCCAACGAAATAGATTTTGTCACTCTGGCAAAACAACCTAAACTCGAACGGCTGAATCGTGATTCGAAAAAGCAGATACTCACAGGAGTAGTACTTCGCCCCGATCAACTCATATATCGTAACGACTCGCGAGGCGAATATTATATTCAGTTTTCGGCTGAACAGATCGAAAAAATCGCACAAAAAATGATGCGTACAGGCATCGCTTTACAGAATACTACACACCAACACCAAAACCCTCTTGAAGGAAATTACCTGACCGAATTGTGGATTGTCGAAAATCCGCAGCATGACAAATCCCAAGCTCTCGGCTTTGCCGACCTACCTAAAGGCACACTTATGTGCAGTTATAAAATCGCTGACAAACACTATTGGGACACACAGGTTATGACTGGAAACGTCAGGGGATTTTCTCTGGAGGGTTTCTTCTTTCAGGAAATCAGTAAAAACAAAACAATAAAATCAATTACGAATCAAAAACAAAATGAAAAAATGAATCAAAGGAACAAGAAAACGGGTACTTTGCTTTCGCGCATATCGCAATTCTTTCTCGATATTCAGGCGGTAGAAAAGGCCGACTCTACAAGCAGTGGAAAGGCTTACGTACTTTTCACTCTTGCCGATGGAAAAGAGGTATATATTGATGCCGACGGATTTGCAACACTCGACGACGAACAGCTACCGGCAGGAGATCATCCCCTGGCTGACGGCAATATTCTGGTGGTAGACGATCAAGGGCAATTTATTGAGACAAAGGAAGCTGCCACAACAACCTCTAACCCTTCACAAGCAACAGCTCCCGAAACCTTGAGAAAGATAAACCGTCATCAATTGGAAGATAAAATTGCTCCTCAACCTGAGGATGAAACACCAACAGGGGGCGAATCTACCGAGATTTTGAAACAAAAAATCGCTGATTTGGAAGCTAAACTAGCCGAACTTGCCAACCTAGCCAAAGAAGCAAATACCGAAGTGCAAAAGCTTCGCAGCCAGACCCCCAGTAGTATGCCTGCCACCGCAATGGCTGCCTGCCGCAGGCTGTCGGAAATGAAACGATACGAGCAAATGGCACAGGCTCTTTCTATGACCATCCGAAGCCGTAACTAA
- a CDS encoding YiiX/YebB-like N1pC/P60 family cysteine hydrolase, with protein MLTTLLSALIFLTSFSPQDDTDFKLQNGDLIFQESCKGDMGDAIKDVTAGIAGYNFTHVGIVSIDSTTSEIYVIEATHPKVCITPLDEYLHPKGDKCAPKSVVGRLKGEYQALIPQALDEAKKLTGKDYDDAFDLENDQYYCSELIYDILLKANNGTPVFPLNVMTFKSKDTGEYSPNWVTHFEKLGIPIPEGELGINPGAMSQQSDVIDIIHYY; from the coding sequence ATGCTTACAACCCTATTATCTGCACTTATTTTTCTGACTTCGTTTTCACCACAAGACGATACCGACTTCAAGTTGCAGAACGGAGACCTAATATTTCAGGAATCGTGCAAAGGGGATATGGGCGATGCTATAAAAGATGTAACAGCAGGTATAGCCGGATACAATTTTACGCATGTAGGTATTGTATCGATTGACAGTACAACCAGCGAGATTTATGTTATTGAAGCCACTCATCCAAAAGTTTGCATCACTCCTTTAGACGAATATCTGCATCCTAAAGGTGACAAATGTGCTCCTAAATCGGTAGTAGGACGATTGAAAGGTGAATATCAAGCGCTCATCCCACAGGCTTTGGACGAAGCTAAAAAACTGACAGGGAAAGATTACGACGATGCGTTTGATCTCGAAAACGATCAGTATTATTGTTCGGAACTGATTTATGACATACTCTTAAAAGCAAATAATGGAACTCCGGTATTTCCTTTGAATGTTATGACTTTCAAATCGAAGGATACGGGTGAATATTCTCCCAATTGGGTCACACATTTCGAAAAACTAGGCATTCCTATACCCGAAGGCGAATTGGGGATCAATCCCGGAGCAATGTCTCAGCAATCGGATGTTATTGATATTATTCATTATTATTAA
- a CDS encoding transcriptional regulator: protein MFKELDPLLHSQLRLAVVSLLLSVEEADFVFIREKTKATAGNLSVQIEKLSEAGYIEVRKFIDGKRPRTVCKITEKGINAFNLYVKALQDYINK, encoded by the coding sequence ATGTTTAAAGAACTCGATCCGTTGTTGCATTCTCAGTTACGGCTGGCAGTAGTATCATTGCTACTATCGGTCGAAGAAGCCGACTTTGTCTTTATTCGGGAGAAGACAAAAGCTACGGCAGGTAATTTGAGTGTGCAGATCGAAAAACTGAGTGAAGCCGGATATATAGAAGTCCGTAAATTTATAGATGGAAAAAGACCTCGTACCGTTTGTAAAATAACCGAAAAAGGTATCAATGCCTTTAATTTGTATGTAAAAGCTTTACAGGATTATATAAATAAGTAA
- a CDS encoding T9SS type A sorting domain-containing protein, whose protein sequence is MKQLIIILSFFCCITSASLCENGYGSSVESSDPALTENYKSGYTISATNEVITISSLTAGSQVWVFDASGRNIYNKMVKSDLINVPIRSRGVFIIRIKNDKEIFTTKIFIK, encoded by the coding sequence ATGAAACAGCTCATTATAATTCTCTCATTTTTTTGCTGCATCACTAGTGCTTCTCTGTGTGAGAATGGCTATGGGTCTTCGGTTGAATCATCAGATCCTGCACTTACAGAAAATTATAAATCAGGTTATACTATCTCGGCTACCAACGAAGTTATCACCATATCTTCACTTACAGCAGGTTCGCAAGTTTGGGTATTTGATGCATCCGGACGAAACATTTACAATAAAATGGTAAAAAGTGATTTAATTAATGTACCTATCCGTTCGAGAGGTGTGTTTATTATCAGAATAAAAAACGATAAAGAAATATTTACCACTAAAATATTTATAAAATAG
- a CDS encoding DUF2695 domain-containing protein — translation MTNNNDKAQKKALQDELKKKQLAIFERSLPMSRELFKKLFDYLNAMTKGKENDNTMRFTKRFLIENVGENGDAVIKWLNNNGAYSDWEILFNIEELFD, via the coding sequence ATGACAAATAATAACGATAAAGCCCAGAAAAAGGCACTGCAAGACGAATTAAAAAAGAAGCAACTTGCTATATTTGAAAGAAGCCTCCCCATGAGCAGAGAGCTATTCAAGAAGCTTTTCGATTATTTGAATGCCATGACCAAAGGCAAAGAGAATGACAATACAATGCGATTTACCAAGCGGTTTTTGATCGAAAATGTAGGAGAAAACGGCGATGCCGTCATCAAATGGCTCAATAATAATGGGGCTTACTCTGATTGGGAAATATTATTCAATATCGAAGAACTATTCGATTAA
- a CDS encoding metallophosphoesterase, which produces MSKNLKLIKVSDLPEATSIDNLLTLGVDSNNNSVKVPIKLLKGNKGDTGESGGNLTSKSIYNITQTTGLTYPDKQTARNAVVSNLRASGQIIAYKITTGWINEQYIGADINGWGIEGNWNSIGASFISSGKNIEGALVSGGYIQPFTGVKLTSADYHYTNFIKVRVGDVLRISGCFAYNSGINASNSGIAGYSSNTETSFVTSIFDLTKAETTAAGRRKIIDFDIVVPLGVNYIRGSSCFQNGGSLELPLSIVINPINVTIADFTSTLGKRVDALESELFKNIDLTTDIEQGAISSGDGSNIINTTRIRTTNYYPTKFEVRNINTGYRYIMFQYTEAGLTSVTDWQTTPRKWNLTPSTKIRFAFSKTSGTNITPAEFGDIGFELIAPTTESGTTIATTDVILRNKEAEKAALAIRKKFDTQNTTNETDIPFFAHTSDYHEDPVRLSNFIKYCEHLQIDAAFITGDIVSLKYDDDFSYYKTKALAANIKMYHVLGNHENENAISQTDTMQHARFFTDIDSKMNMVNEGKGYYYNDLTSKKIRIIALNEYQYGGTTRHARYLLPDQINWFINTLKSTPTGYGIFILMHQPCHSWNKDVNYSKFWQSQMFYTEIMTNITGSPIADIIDAFISKTSINKSYNQSGAVKSVDINANFSTGINSGVEFIAYANGHLHGDFVGYLNGTTHKQLVLNITCGNAFVSPWRDGLSDLPRKSGTVAEDAFNIYGIDRLNGIVKIVRIGSNINYLLEKRESMVIPYK; this is translated from the coding sequence ATGAGTAAAAATCTTAAACTTATAAAAGTCAGCGATCTGCCTGAGGCTACATCTATTGACAACTTACTGACCCTGGGGGTTGACAGCAACAACAACAGTGTTAAAGTCCCAATCAAATTATTGAAGGGAAATAAGGGCGACACCGGCGAAAGCGGTGGCAACCTCACCAGCAAATCGATTTATAATATAACTCAAACCACAGGATTAACTTATCCCGATAAGCAAACAGCTCGTAATGCGGTAGTATCAAATCTAAGAGCATCAGGGCAGATAATTGCTTACAAGATCACAACAGGATGGATCAATGAGCAATACATTGGTGCAGATATTAATGGCTGGGGGATAGAGGGGAATTGGAATTCTATCGGTGCATCATTCATTAGTAGTGGAAAAAACATCGAAGGAGCACTAGTATCAGGAGGATATATACAACCATTTACAGGGGTTAAATTAACTAGTGCTGATTACCATTACACGAACTTTATAAAAGTAAGAGTAGGTGATGTTTTACGTATAAGCGGGTGTTTTGCATATAATTCGGGAATAAATGCCTCAAATTCAGGAATAGCCGGTTATAGTTCTAACACCGAAACCAGTTTTGTTACATCTATCTTTGATTTGACAAAAGCAGAAACAACAGCAGCAGGTAGACGCAAAATTATTGACTTTGATATAGTAGTCCCATTAGGTGTAAACTATATAAGAGGTAGTTCTTGTTTTCAGAATGGAGGCAGTCTAGAACTTCCTTTATCTATTGTTATAAATCCGATTAATGTCACTATTGCTGATTTTACATCAACACTTGGAAAGCGTGTAGATGCGTTAGAGTCTGAATTATTTAAAAACATTGATTTAACAACTGATATAGAGCAGGGAGCTATATCTAGTGGAGATGGCTCTAACATCATAAATACAACACGCATCCGAACTACAAATTATTATCCTACTAAATTTGAAGTAAGAAATATTAATACAGGATATAGATATATAATGTTTCAATACACTGAAGCTGGTCTTACATCTGTAACTGACTGGCAAACAACACCTAGAAAGTGGAACTTAACACCATCTACTAAGATACGCTTTGCATTCAGTAAAACATCAGGGACAAATATAACACCTGCTGAATTTGGAGATATCGGTTTTGAATTGATCGCTCCGACTACTGAAAGTGGAACAACAATCGCCACCACAGACGTTATTCTAAGAAACAAAGAAGCTGAAAAAGCTGCACTAGCTATTCGCAAAAAATTTGACACTCAAAATACAACGAATGAAACTGATATACCCTTTTTTGCACATACATCGGATTATCACGAAGATCCAGTAAGGCTAAGCAATTTCATCAAATATTGCGAACATTTACAAATTGATGCTGCATTCATAACAGGTGACATTGTTAGCCTTAAATATGATGATGATTTCAGCTATTATAAAACTAAAGCCTTAGCTGCTAATATCAAAATGTATCACGTATTAGGTAATCATGAAAATGAAAATGCAATATCACAAACAGATACCATGCAGCACGCTCGTTTTTTTACTGATATCGACTCCAAAATGAATATGGTTAATGAAGGTAAAGGCTATTATTATAATGATTTGACCAGTAAAAAAATAAGAATTATAGCACTAAATGAATATCAGTATGGAGGTACAACTAGGCATGCACGGTATTTATTACCTGATCAGATAAATTGGTTTATTAATACACTAAAGTCAACTCCCACAGGTTATGGGATATTTATATTGATGCACCAACCTTGCCACTCATGGAATAAAGATGTTAATTACTCTAAGTTCTGGCAAAGCCAAATGTTTTATACAGAAATAATGACGAATATTACAGGATCACCTATTGCTGACATCATAGATGCTTTTATAAGCAAGACCTCTATAAATAAATCATATAATCAAAGTGGAGCAGTAAAATCAGTAGACATAAATGCAAATTTTTCAACAGGAATAAACTCTGGAGTCGAATTTATCGCATATGCAAATGGGCACTTACATGGTGACTTTGTTGGTTATCTAAATGGAACTACTCATAAACAACTAGTACTAAACATCACTTGTGGCAACGCTTTTGTATCACCATGGCGTGATGGACTTAGTGATCTTCCACGAAAGTCTGGCACTGTCGCAGAAGATGCTTTTAATATATATGGAATTGATAGACTGAATGGAATTGTCAAAATTGTTCGCATAGGAAGCAATATTAATTATCTATTAGAAAAGAGAGAGAGTATGGTTATTCCTTATAAATAA
- the pafA gene encoding alkaline phosphatase PafA: MNVKRFLTFPLLLATFSIFAQSGNQSQLNRPKLVVGIVVDQMRWDYLYRYYDRYSNTGFKRMLNEGFTCENTMLNYVPSYTAIGHSTIYTGSVPAIHGIAGNNFIVQATGQSLYCTQDDNVQSVGTKDKNATAGKMSPFNLKASTVTDELKLATNFRSKVVGVSIKDRGSILPAGHAANAAYWFDGESGNWITSTWYMTDLPKWLKDFNNKDMAKKYLDQNWNTLYPIDTYVQSTNDDNIYEETYKGIDKVKFPIKTSDLVKKNGLGLIRSTPYGNTLTLDVAKLVIENEQMGNNQVTDFLAVSLSSPDYIGHQFGPNSVKVEDNYLRLDKDLSDFFAYLDQKVGKGNYIVFLTADHGGAHNGQFLKDNKIPAGNWNTKTINEGLNKFLSGKFGADNLVLSLNNYQVNYNYKQISSSIDMDDLREATIQYMQKVEGVAYVVETAKVSEATIPAVIKEKIVNGYNRDLCGEIQIILKPGWYSDSDLKGATHGTWNPYDAHIPLVFMGWGIKHGSSNTEVYMTDIAPTVAALLHIQMPNGAIGKPIVDLWK, encoded by the coding sequence ATGAATGTAAAAAGATTCCTTACATTTCCCCTATTGTTGGCAACCTTTTCCATATTTGCCCAATCGGGAAATCAAAGTCAGCTCAACCGTCCCAAACTTGTAGTAGGTATTGTGGTAGATCAGATGCGCTGGGATTACTTATACCGCTACTATGACAGATACAGCAACACCGGATTTAAGCGTATGCTGAACGAAGGCTTTACGTGCGAAAATACGATGCTCAACTATGTGCCGTCTTATACGGCTATCGGGCACAGCACAATTTATACAGGCTCTGTTCCGGCTATACACGGGATTGCAGGAAACAATTTTATAGTACAGGCTACAGGCCAATCGCTATACTGCACGCAAGATGATAATGTACAAAGCGTAGGTACAAAGGACAAAAATGCTACGGCAGGAAAGATGTCCCCCTTCAACCTCAAAGCAAGCACCGTTACCGATGAATTGAAGCTTGCGACTAACTTCCGCTCCAAAGTAGTGGGTGTCTCCATTAAAGACCGTGGAAGTATTCTTCCTGCAGGACACGCGGCAAATGCGGCTTATTGGTTCGATGGCGAATCGGGTAACTGGATAACAAGCACTTGGTACATGACAGACCTTCCCAAATGGTTGAAAGACTTCAATAATAAAGATATGGCTAAGAAGTACCTCGATCAGAACTGGAATACTTTATACCCCATTGATACCTATGTACAAAGTACGAATGATGATAATATTTACGAAGAAACATACAAAGGAATCGATAAGGTGAAGTTTCCGATTAAGACTTCTGATCTGGTTAAGAAGAATGGATTAGGGCTTATCAGAAGTACTCCTTACGGAAATACTCTGACTTTGGATGTTGCCAAACTCGTAATCGAAAACGAACAGATGGGCAACAATCAGGTTACCGATTTTTTGGCTGTGAGCCTTTCGTCGCCCGATTATATAGGACATCAATTTGGACCCAACTCGGTAAAAGTAGAGGATAATTACCTTCGTCTGGATAAAGACCTGAGCGACTTTTTTGCTTACCTCGATCAAAAAGTAGGAAAAGGCAATTATATCGTATTTCTAACTGCCGATCATGGTGGCGCTCATAACGGACAATTCTTGAAAGACAATAAAATCCCTGCCGGAAACTGGAATACCAAAACGATAAATGAGGGTTTAAATAAATTTTTGTCAGGTAAATTCGGTGCGGATAATCTGGTCCTTAGCTTAAATAACTATCAGGTCAACTACAATTACAAACAAATAAGCTCATCTATTGATATGGACGACTTGCGTGAAGCAACTATTCAATACATGCAAAAGGTTGAGGGCGTGGCTTATGTAGTTGAAACTGCAAAAGTATCGGAAGCCACTATTCCTGCCGTAATCAAAGAAAAGATAGTAAACGGATACAACAGAGATCTTTGTGGAGAGATACAAATCATTCTTAAACCGGGATGGTATAGCGACAGCGACCTAAAAGGGGCTACGCATGGTACATGGAATCCTTACGACGCCCATATTCCTTTGGTGTTTATGGGTTGGGGCATCAAACACGGATCATCGAATACCGAAGTATATATGACCGATATCGCTCCAACGGTAGCTGCATTGTTACATATACAAATGCCTAATGGAGCTATAGGCAAGCCTATTGTCGATTTGTGGAAATAA
- a CDS encoding phage holin family protein, with the protein MTQLFINSFLSKDYETLSTKLELVMIMWIIVLIAIIIDLISGLRKATVLGEIHTSYGFRRTVSKMVQYYGLLCFAFMFDLLSSLVLPLSYFSMLASFFLVFIEAKSVFEKAQDKDRRKINESIKDLVILIENKDNLLKGVSEILKNTENLQNKKDDDNQ; encoded by the coding sequence ATGACACAATTATTTATTAATTCCTTTCTGTCTAAAGATTATGAAACATTATCAACCAAACTCGAATTGGTTATGATTATGTGGATTATTGTACTGATCGCCATTATTATTGATCTTATATCTGGCTTAAGAAAAGCCACTGTTCTGGGAGAAATTCATACCTCTTATGGATTCAGGCGTACAGTAAGTAAAATGGTACAATATTATGGTCTCTTGTGCTTTGCTTTTATGTTCGATCTACTGTCTTCGTTAGTATTGCCACTCTCTTATTTCTCTATGTTAGCCAGTTTTTTTCTCGTATTTATCGAAGCTAAATCGGTATTCGAAAAAGCTCAAGATAAAGACCGACGCAAAATAAATGAAAGTATAAAAGATCTCGTCATCCTCATCGAGAATAAAGATAACCTGCTTAAAGGCGTATCTGAAATACTAAAAAATACAGAGAACCTTCAAAACAAAAAAGATGATGATAACCAATAA
- a CDS encoding carbonic anhydrase, which produces MSDQEKYDQIFESNNRWIEKNKVDNPGLFKLLAADQHPDFLYIGCSDSRVHPNQVMGLKPGEVFIHRNIANMVVSTDLNILSVINYAVEYLKVKFIIVCGHYGCGGIQAAMKNSDYGILNPWLRNIRDVYHMHKEELDAIEDMTSRHRRLVELNTYEQCRNIIKVGEVQKSYYEKGYPKVAGWIFDIKDARLHDLFFDMDGELHKIKDIYDITGKF; this is translated from the coding sequence ATGTCTGATCAGGAAAAATATGACCAAATATTTGAGTCAAATAACAGATGGATAGAAAAAAATAAAGTTGATAACCCGGGATTATTTAAATTATTAGCAGCAGATCAGCATCCCGATTTTCTGTATATCGGATGTTCAGACAGCAGGGTACATCCCAATCAGGTTATGGGTTTGAAGCCGGGAGAGGTTTTTATTCACCGTAATATAGCAAACATGGTTGTATCAACCGACTTGAATATACTATCGGTGATTAATTATGCTGTAGAATACCTCAAAGTCAAATTTATTATTGTATGTGGTCATTACGGATGTGGAGGTATACAAGCCGCAATGAAAAACTCAGACTATGGCATACTTAACCCTTGGCTGCGAAATATACGGGATGTTTATCATATGCATAAAGAAGAACTTGATGCTATAGAGGATATGACTTCAAGACATCGACGTCTTGTCGAACTCAATACGTATGAGCAATGCCGCAACATAATAAAAGTGGGCGAAGTGCAAAAATCTTATTATGAAAAAGGCTATCCCAAAGTGGCAGGGTGGATATTCGATATTAAAGATGCCCGACTTCATGACTTGTTCTTCGATATGGATGGAGAACTCCATAAAATCAAAGACATTTATGATATTACAGGCAAATTTTAA
- a CDS encoding glycoside hydrolase family 19 protein: MMITNNQLKQIYPFSTESNRQKYLPYLNEFMSLYNIHTKDRIAAFLAQIGHESGQLFYNEEIASGKAYEGRRDLGNTEKGDGMRFKGRGLIQITGRANYQKLTNELRGLPMGVDFVEEPDLLKKPEYATKSACWWWHNRDLNELADENTEVSFKRITRIINGGYNGYEDRYKIWQRAKQILSI; the protein is encoded by the coding sequence ATGATGATAACCAATAATCAACTCAAGCAAATCTACCCGTTTTCAACAGAAAGTAACAGGCAGAAATACTTACCCTATCTCAACGAATTCATGTCTCTCTATAACATCCATACAAAAGATAGAATTGCAGCTTTTCTGGCTCAGATAGGTCACGAATCGGGACAACTTTTCTACAACGAAGAAATTGCATCCGGCAAGGCATACGAAGGAAGGCGTGATCTTGGAAACACAGAGAAAGGCGATGGCATGAGGTTTAAAGGCAGAGGTTTAATACAAATAACAGGTCGAGCCAACTACCAAAAGCTAACCAACGAATTGCGAGGTCTGCCCATGGGAGTAGATTTTGTTGAAGAACCCGATTTGTTGAAAAAGCCCGAATATGCAACTAAGTCAGCATGTTGGTGGTGGCACAATCGAGATCTGAACGAATTGGCTGACGAAAATACGGAAGTCAGCTTCAAACGAATTACCCGCATTATCAACGGAGGTTATAATGGATACGAAGACAGATACAAAATATGGCAACGAGCCAAACAAATCTTATCTATATGA
- a CDS encoding TonB-dependent receptor yields MKTIYTCLIIMSFTMLVANLYGQTNLIKGLVSDINDIPLAFANVSIVGTIDGTSSEDDGTFVLETSASGAAVLKVTLLGYEDYSIEIEVPQSEKFIIKLRPNAKVLSEVVVSASSFQLKGGVQGDVKNAVELVTVAGSDGDLYRAMAVLPGVQAAGSDGKLLVRGGESRESQTYIDGMHVLNPYSSMPENTAARGRYSPFLFDGISFQLGGYSSEYSQGLSSILPLSTKDESKFSKLGINILNVGAGAGGTKSWAGGSASFNLDYTNLGPYENLLYPSDRQTWLKPYSTLAAQNQLRFSLGENSVLKTYFAYDKTRFGRVTKNNFPTTERNLDFNEDNTYLNTTFHTKSKSGFDFFSGIALSMNDRKINSGLIANDRVKMKESELHLKVKGSKRFSNIYRLGIGAESMIRKYDFSYADTLSYGSDIYHSIDGVYASNDFILTSNLFLNVSSRLEYTSINKSWNILPRISLSYDYKGYTLLATYGKYQQLADKDYLLYNNRLGTEICEHYLFGIHHQSQNKIYRAEFYHKEYNNLVTGGNYNYRSSGNGFSNGIDLFFSDTRFLKHWQYTLAYSYNNSKRSYLEYTERVTPTYITQHNAAVTIKYDLFKYKTIWGITNRFASGRAYHDPNKEGTMNAETPLFNSLDFCVTYLAHKKVIVYASASNILNRSNVFGYNYSDEKNAQGKFDRVAVQSERNQFFVIGLFITLGGDKAYDPSTF; encoded by the coding sequence ATGAAAACAATTTACACTTGCCTGATAATTATGTCTTTTACAATGTTAGTAGCCAATTTATATGGACAAACAAATTTGATAAAAGGATTGGTCTCTGATATAAATGATATCCCTCTAGCTTTTGCTAATGTTTCGATAGTTGGAACAATCGATGGAACCAGCTCCGAAGACGATGGAACATTTGTATTAGAAACATCTGCTTCGGGAGCAGCCGTCTTGAAAGTGACATTGCTAGGATATGAAGATTACAGTATCGAAATTGAGGTGCCACAGTCGGAAAAGTTTATCATAAAACTAAGACCCAATGCAAAAGTATTGTCCGAAGTAGTAGTTTCTGCAAGTAGTTTTCAGCTAAAAGGAGGGGTTCAGGGAGATGTCAAAAATGCCGTGGAATTAGTGACTGTTGCCGGATCGGATGGCGATTTGTACAGAGCAATGGCTGTCTTACCCGGAGTACAAGCTGCCGGATCGGATGGCAAGCTACTGGTAAGGGGAGGAGAGAGTCGCGAGTCGCAGACATATATAGATGGTATGCACGTGTTGAATCCTTACAGCTCCATGCCCGAAAATACAGCAGCCAGAGGACGTTATTCACCCTTTTTATTTGATGGAATCAGTTTTCAGTTGGGAGGATATTCATCTGAATACTCTCAAGGGTTGTCGAGCATTTTACCATTATCGACAAAAGACGAAAGTAAGTTTTCTAAATTAGGAATCAATATACTGAATGTAGGAGCAGGAGCGGGCGGTACTAAATCGTGGGCAGGTGGTTCGGCCTCTTTTAATCTCGATTATACTAATTTAGGGCCTTATGAAAACCTATTGTATCCGAGTGATCGCCAAACATGGCTCAAACCCTACTCAACATTGGCTGCACAAAACCAATTGAGGTTTTCCCTCGGTGAAAACTCCGTTCTTAAAACTTATTTTGCGTATGATAAAACCCGGTTTGGAAGGGTGACCAAGAATAATTTTCCGACCACCGAACGTAATCTTGATTTTAACGAGGACAATACATACTTGAATACCACATTCCACACCAAATCAAAATCGGGATTCGATTTCTTTTCTGGAATAGCTCTTTCGATGAATGACCGAAAAATAAATAGTGGATTGATTGCTAACGACAGGGTTAAGATGAAAGAGTCCGAATTACATCTGAAAGTAAAAGGCTCGAAACGATTTAGCAATATATACAGGCTGGGCATAGGAGCCGAATCGATGATCCGCAAGTATGACTTTTCGTATGCTGATACACTGTCTTATGGTTCTGATATATACCATTCTATTGATGGTGTGTATGCTTCGAACGATTTTATACTGACATCTAATTTATTTCTGAACGTGTCTTCCCGTTTGGAATATACTTCGATCAATAAATCATGGAATATTCTACCTCGCATATCCCTGAGCTATGACTATAAGGGGTATACTCTTTTAGCTACCTATGGTAAATATCAGCAATTGGCAGATAAAGATTATCTTTTGTATAACAATCGGTTAGGGACTGAAATCTGCGAACATTATCTTTTCGGAATACACCATCAATCTCAAAATAAGATATATCGAGCCGAGTTTTACCATAAGGAATACAATAATCTGGTAACAGGCGGTAACTATAATTATCGATCGTCGGGCAATGGATTCAGTAATGGTATCGATTTGTTTTTTAGCGATACCCGTTTTTTGAAACATTGGCAATACACACTTGCTTATTCCTATAATAATTCGAAACGTAGTTATCTCGAATATACAGAGAGGGTTACCCCCACGTACATTACGCAGCATAATGCGGCAGTGACTATAAAGTATGACTTGTTTAAATACAAAACAATCTGGGGGATTACGAATCGCTTTGCAAGTGGACGTGCGTACCACGACCCAAATAAAGAGGGAACGATGAATGCCGAAACACCGTTGTTTAACAGTCTCGATTTTTGTGTGACTTATCTGGCTCATAAAAAGGTAATTGTTTATGCTTCGGCTTCCAATATACTGAATCGTTCGAATGTGTTCGGATATAATTATTCGGACGAGAAGAACGCTCAAGGAAAATTCGATAGGGTAGCGGTGCAATCCGAACGGAATCAATTCTTTGTTATCGGTTTATTTATAACATTGGGAGGAGATAAGGCCTATGACCCGTCGACTTTCTAA